TTCTAGTTGCTTTAAACCGGAAACTTCTTTCATAACCTCTTCCAGATCTTTAATGAGGTATTCCCCTTCTTTTGTCAATGTCATGCCGGCAACACTAACATGAATCAGGTTCTGCGCTTTTAGGAAATCAACTTCCCCTCTCAGCACCCGCTCACTTAAACCTAGACTGCCTGACAAACTTCTTCTTCCAATCGGCTGCATCAACCTTATGTATCTCAAGATCTCGTATCGTTTCTGCATAATAGAAAGAAGATCAGGCAACAATTTCTTTTGTACTTCAATGATTTGATTCATTATAGCTTCCCCTTCAGAGTGTGTATTTTACCTGATGGACAATCGCCTGTCTTTTGCTGGACCTTAAATGTCCCACTGTGACATATTATGTCCCAGTAGCGGTAAAAAAAATCACCCTTGCTACAAGTTGATTGTAACAAAGGTGAAACCCTTATGCAACTAGGGTTTAGCGGATTTTTTCAAGTAAACGCTTTCTTACTTCTTCTTTGTTCACTTGACCATAAGCAAGCATTTCTCCCTCATGCTCCACTACCGGAATCATTAACTGATATTTTTCTAGCAAGGTGTCATCTTTATAAATATCGAATTCTTCTATTGTAAAATCAAGATCGGATTGCAGTTCTTTTAGTTTTGTTTTTGCCTTATCACAAAGCGGGCAATCCACTTTTGTGTAAAATTGTACATTCATTTTGCATCTGCCTTTCTAATCATACCTTTTTCTCATGGAAGATCCCGGGATGCTCAATAAATCTCGATATTTTGCAACGGTTCTTCTGGAGATGGTTATATGATACTGCTTTTGCAGGATGTTTGTCAGCTGTTGATCTGACAAAGGCTTCTGTTTGTCTTCATTCTTAATGAGTTCTTCGACCAATTGTTGCACCTGCTTGGTTGACTTCTCTTCATCATGTCTGCCAGAGAGACTTTGACTGAAGAAGTATTTTAATTCAAACAAGCCATATGGTGTCTGAACATATTTTTCCTTTGTCGCCCGGCTAACCGTAGACTCATGGATTTCAAGCCTGGTGGCGATATCCTTCAATGTTAACGGTTTCAAAGAGGATGGTCCGTTAAGAAAGAAAGATTGTTGGACACGGAGTATCTCTTCCATCACTTTGACAAGTGTGTGTTTGCGATGCTCCATTGATTTAACAATCCACTGACATTGCTGGAGCTTTTCCTGCAAGTAGGATTCAAGTTCATTTTTACTTTTAAGCGCCGACTCAT
This window of the Sutcliffiella horikoshii genome carries:
- a CDS encoding glutaredoxin family protein — translated: MNVQFYTKVDCPLCDKAKTKLKELQSDLDFTIEEFDIYKDDTLLEKYQLMIPVVEHEGEMLAYGQVNKEEVRKRLLEKIR